One region of Channa argus isolate prfri chromosome 20, Channa argus male v1.0, whole genome shotgun sequence genomic DNA includes:
- the hmx3b gene encoding homeobox protein HMX3-B, which translates to MADSDAQETRQPAKDSPFSIKNLLNIEDEPTKPKGVVGLSKGVFDGSFFSRLGDLSFPRFELPTQRIGLSAQYLERASTWWYPYTLGTHLRTGGSNKANLREVSPTPDRRSPDLQKSDQDAKEESADDEIALDESDAEEPKKEIEQEDEWGRKADEADSEKKPCRKKKTRTVFSRSQVFQLESTFDIKRYLSSSERAGLAASLHLTETQVKIWFQNRRNKWKRQLAAELEAANLSHAAAQRIVRVPILYHENGAPETTGGPAANSSGSQSLLAFPHHMYYSHPVPLLRPV; encoded by the exons ATGGCAGACTCTGATGCGCAAGAGACTCGCCAACCTGCAAAAGACTCGCCATTCTCCATAAAGAACTTGCTGAACATCGAAGATGAACCCACGAAGCCGAAAGGCGTCGTTGGCTTGTCCAAGGGAGTGTTTGATGGCAGCTTCTTTTCTCGACTCGGTGACTTATCCTTTCCTCGATTTGAGTTACCCACACAGAGAATTGGACTATCAGCGCAGTATTTGGAAAGAGCTTCTACCTGGTGGTACCCATATACGCTTGGAACTCATCTGAGGACTGGAG GGTCTAACAAGGCCAATCTGAGGGAAGTATCGCCGACACCGGACAGGCGCTCCCCAGATCTCCAAAAAAGTGACCAAGATGCCAAAGAGGAAAGCGCCGACGACGAGATCGCCCTGGACGAAAGTGACGCGGAAGAGCCAAAGAAAGAAATCGAGCAGGAGGATGAGTGGGGACGTAAAGCGGATGAAGCGGACTCAGAGAAGAAGCCTTGTCGGAAGAAAAAGACGCGCACCGTGTTTTCGAGGAGTCAGGTCTTTCAGCTGGAGTCCACCTTCGACATCAAGCGCTACCTGAGCAGCTCGGAGAGAGCAGGCCTGGCCGCGTCCCTGCACCTGACGGAGACGCAGGTCAAAATCTGGTTTCAGAACCGAAGGAATAAGTGGAAAAGGCAGCTGGCCGCGGAGCTCGAGGCGGCCAACCTGAGCCATGCGGCGGCGCAGAGGATTGTGAGGGTGCCCATACTTTATCACGAGAACGGAGCCCCAGAAACGACCGGGGGGCCGGCTGCAAACTCGTCGGGCAGCCAGTCACTCCTGGCTTTTCCCCATCACATGTACTATTCCCACCCGGTCCCACTGCTGAGGCCCGTTTAA